Proteins encoded within one genomic window of Salvelinus namaycush isolate Seneca unplaced genomic scaffold, SaNama_1.0 Scaffold150, whole genome shotgun sequence:
- the LOC120036890 gene encoding NLR family CARD domain-containing protein 3-like yields ENIMTFVKNELKMFKRILSPELPEGFESQKQDNEVVDTEDEKQESSAREGALKITLHVLRKMNQKELADTLEKYELAVICQSKLKSNLKKKFQCVFEGIAKQGNPTLLNKIYTELYITEGGTGEVNNEHELRQIETTARKHARPETAVKCNDIFKPLTGQDKLIRTVLTKGIAGIGKTVSVQKFILDWAEGKANQDVQFVFSFPFRELNLMKGDKHTFIELLNHFSMETKQSRISNYDKYKVLFIFDGLDECRLPLDFQKNKICWDVTESTSVDVLLTNLIKGNLLPSALLWITTRPAAAIKIPSVCVDQVTEVRGFNDPQKEEYFRKRFSDEDLASRIISHIKTSRSLHIMCHIPVFCWISATVLEHMLKHKREEIPKTLTEMYTHLVVFHTKQKSEKYPGKEETGPHWNKESILSLGKLAFQQLLKGNLIFYEGDLKEAGIDVNEASVYSGLCTQLFKEECGLYQDKVYCFVHLSIQEFLAAVYVFLSFINNNENLMAEPQSTPRNLSVLFRDQAKDTVYKSAVDKALQSETGNLDLFLRFLLGLSLESNQKHLQGLLTKTGSSLQSHEETVKYIKKKIRENPSPERSINLFHCLNELNDHCLVKEIQSYLSSRSLSEHNLSPAQWSALVFVLLTSEKELDVFDLKKYSRSEEGLLRLLPVVKASRAALLSGCGVTEEGCDSLVSALRSNPSHLRELDLSNNDLKDSGVKLLSAGLGNPHCKLETLRLTGCKLTDTSCKVLASVLSSNPSHLRELDLSNNDLKDSGVKLLSAGLGNPHCLTLDPNTVNSLLSLSEENRKVTWRREKQPYPDHPERFDKDIRQVLCREGLTGRCYWEVEWSGIMGAGIGVTYKGISRRGGGDDCCLGYNDKSWSLFCDDNSYIARHNNNPTTIVVPSSSPHRVGVYLDWPAGTLSFYRASSDTLTHLITFTSTFTEPLYPGFRVYDGFWVCFDSSSFLSLK; encoded by the exons gagaatattatgacatttgtgaagaacgagctgaagatgttcaagaggattcttagtccagaactcccagaaggctttgagagtcagaagcaggataatgAAGTGGTGGAcactgaagatgagaagcaggagagcagtgccagagagggggctctgaagatcacactgcacgtcctgaggaaaatgaaccagaaggagcttgctgacacactggagaaat atgagctaGCTGTGATTTGCCAAAGtaaactcaaatctaatctaaagaagaagtttcaatgtgtatttgaggggatcgctaaacaaggaaacccaacacttctcaataagatctacacagagctctacatcacagagggtggaacaggagaggtcaataatgaacatgagctgagacagattgagacaacagcCAGGAAACatgcaagaccagagactgcagtcaaatgtaacgacatcttcaaacccttaactggacaagacaaacttatcagaactgtgcttACAAAGGGAATCGCTGgtattggaaaaacagtctctgtgcagaagttcattctggactgggctgaaggaaaagcaaatcaggatgtccaatttgtattttcattccctttccgggagctgaatttgatgaaaggagacaaacacactttcattgaacttcttaatcacttctcaatggaaaccaaacaatcaagaatctccaactacgacaagtacaaagttctgttcatctttgatggtctggatgagtgccgactgcccctagacttccagaagaacaagatctgttgggacgtcacagagtcaacctcagtggatgttctgctgacaaatctcatcaagggaaatctgcttccctctgctctcctctggataactacacgacctgcagcagccattaagatcccttcagtgtgtgttgaccaggtgacagaagtacgagggttcaatgacccacagaaggaggagtacttcaggaagagattcagtgatgaggacctggccagcagaatcatctcacacataaagacatcaaggagcctccacatcatgtgccacattccagtcttctgttggatttctgcaacagtccttgaacacatgctgaaacataagagagaagagattcccaagactctgactgagatgtacacacaccttgtggtgtttcataccaaacagaagagtGAAAAGTATcctgggaaagaagagacaggtccacactggaataaagagagcatacTGTCATTGGGAAAACTAGCCTTTCAACAACTTCTgaagggcaatctgattttctatgaaggagacctgaaagaggctggcattgatgtcaatgaagcctcagtgtactcaggattgtgcacacagctctttaaagaggaatgtgggctgtaccaggacaaggtgtactgctttgttcatctgagcattcaggagtttctggctgctgtatatgtgttcctctcattcatcaacaacaatgagaatctaatggccgAACCGCAATCAACGCCCAGGAACCTTTCTGTGCTGTTCAGAGACCAGGCTAAAGATActgtctacaagagtgctgtggataaagccttacaaagtgagacgggaaacctggaccttttcctccgcttccttctgggactctcactggagtccaatcagaagcacttacaaggtctactgacaaagacaggaagcagtttacagagccatgaagaaacagtcaagtacatcaagaagaagatcagggagaatccctctccagagaggagcatcaatctgttccactgtctgaatgaactgaatgaccattgtCTAGTgaaggagatccaaagctacctgagctCAAGAAGTCTCTCAGAACacaacctgtcacctgcacagtggtcagctctggtctttgtgttgctgacttcagaaaaggagctggatgtgtttgacctgaagaaatactccagatcagaggaaggtcttctgaggctgctgccagtggtcaaagcctccagagctgctct gctgtcaggctgtggagtcacagaggaaggctgtgattctctggtctcagctctgaggtcaaacccctcacacctgagagagctggacctgagtaacaatgacctgaaggattcaggagtgaagctgctctctgctggactggggaatccccactgtaaactggagactctgag ACTAACTGGCTGTAAACTCACAGACACATCCTGTAAAGTGTTGGCCTCAGTTCTCagttcaaacccctcacacctgagagagctggacctgagtaacaatgacctgaaggattcaggagtgaagctgctctctgctggactggggaatccccactgt ctcacactggacccaaacacagtaaacagcctcctctctctgtctgaggagaacagaaaggtgacatggaggagagagaagcagccgtatcctgatcacccagagagatttgataaggacattagacaggtgctgtgtagagagggtctgactgggcgctgttactgggaggtagagtggagtgggataaTGGGGGCtggtataggagtgacatataaaggaatcagcaggagaggagggggtgatgactgttgtcttggatacaatgacaagtcctggagtctgttctgcgatgacaacagttacattgccaggcacaataataatcccactaccatagtcgtcccctcctccagcccccacagagtaggagtgtatctggactggccagctggcactctgtccttctatagagcttcctctgacacactgacccacctgatcacattcacctccacattcactgagcccctctatccaggatTTAGGGTTTATGATGGGTTTTGGGTTTGTTTTGACTCCTCCTCCTTTTTGTCCCtaaaataa